In the genome of Myxococcus guangdongensis, the window GCCAGGGCGGGTTGCTCGACGTGGAGATCGGCCCCGACTACGCGCAGAGCCGGCTCATCTACTGGACCTATACCGAGCCGCGTGAGGGCGGCAACGGGCTGGCGGTGGCGCGCGCGAAGCTGGTGGACGGCGCACAGCCCGCCGTGGAGAACGTCCAGGTCATCTTCCGCATGATGCCCACGCTCGAGTCGACGTTGCACTCGGGCGGACGGTTGGTGTTCACGCCCGACGGCAAGCTGTTCGTCACGCTCGGGGAGCGCTCCATCCTCGAGGGCCGCAAGCAGGCGAGGGACGTGAAGAGCCACTTCGGCAAGGTGGTCCGCATCAACCCGGATGGCTCCGTGCCGCAGGACAACCCCTACGTGAACACGCCGGAGGCGAAGCCGGAGATCTGGTCGGTGGGCCACCGCAACATCCTGTCGGCGGCGCTCGATGGGCGGAACCGCCTGTGGATCGTGGAGATGGGGCCGCAGGGCGGTGACGAGCTGAACCGGCCCGAGGCGGGCAAGGACTACGGCTGGCCCACCATCGGCTATGGCGAGGAGTACTCGGGCGCGCCCATCCACGACAGCCCCGTGGGCGAGGGCATGGAGCAGCCGGTGTACTACTGGGATCCGGTGATTGCTCCCTCGGGGATGACCATCTACTCGGGGACGCTGTTCCCCGAGTGGCGCAACGACATCTTCGTCGGCGGTCTGGCGGCGCAGACGCTGGTGCGGCTCATGGTTCGCAATGACCGGGTCGTGGGTGAGGAGCACCTGCTCAAGAACCGCAACGAGCGCATCCGCGAGGTGGTGCAGGGGCCCGAGGGCGCGCTCTACCTGCTCACCGATGCCACCAACGGCAAGCTGCTCAAGCTGACGCCGCGCTGAGGTCTTCATCCAGCCACCGCAGCAACGCGCGCCCCGGGGCAATCGCTCCTCGGGGCGCGCGGTCGTTTTGAGGGCTGGGGCGACAGCCCTGGATGCCCATCAATACGAGTAGGTGATCTCCAGCTTGGGGCGCCGCGCCGGGTCCGCGGTCTCGCGTGAGTAGTAGTACCCCTTGTAATCCCCGGCCACGATTCGGAACGAGATGCGCCGGTCCGTGGCATCCGAGGCATTCTGGACGGCGGGGATGAGCAAGGGGCTGTCATTGACCGCGAGCCGATCGAGCGGGTCGAAGTTGGGGTACCAGACGAACCACGAGCCCAGGGCCTCGCCCGAGGTCGGCGGATGGTTGGTGTAGTTGAGCGTGTGCTCGCCCCACGAGTTGTCGGGGACCAGGTAGGTGGAGACGAGCCCATTGCCTCCCGGCGACGTGCCTTGCCTCGAGACGGCGGAGAGCTTCACGCTCTTGATGAGCGCGCCCGCGGGGAGGCTGCCGAGGTTGAAGCGCAGGAAAGGGGACTCGGGCCAGAAGAGCGTGCCGGGGAGGATCTCCGCCGAGCCGTAGTCGGCGGTGGCCTCCCACGGATGCCCGGAGATATAGGTGTCCGCCTCGGGCTCCAGCGTGGTGACGACCTCCGGCGGCGAATACGTATACGCGATGACGAGGCGAGGCCGCTGGGCGACGAAGGACGACTCGCGCGACCGATAGACGGTCTTGTACCCCGGGGAGTGCAGCCGGAGGCTGAGGAGCTTGTCTCCGTCGAGCTCGCCCTGGACCACGGGGATGAGCGCCGGACTGGCGTTGACGCCCAGCTTGTCTTCGGGCGTGGCGCCGTACGAGAGGTACCACTCGCCCAGCGTGTCTCCGGTGGCGGGGGGCTTGTTGTTCCAGACGAGGGCCGTCTCCGACCAGGAGTCATCGGGCACGAAGGTGGTGTAGACGTTGCCGTCACCGCCGTGGGCGACCCCCATGAAGGCCGTCGCCTCCAGGCGGACGGACGTCACGGTGGCACCGGCGGGCAGCCCGCCGAGGTCGAACCGCAGATAGACGTGGCTGAACTGGCGATTCACCTCCCAGGCCCCTGACGTGCCGTAGTTGGTGGTGGGCGAGGAGGGGGTGACCTGGGTGTCCGCCACGGGCGCGAGCGTCACGCTGCCCTCGAGCGCGGCGGTGCGGGTCGACATGGAGGGCGGCTGCTCCTCGGAGGAGGGAGCGCCACAGCCCAGGGAGGACAGGAGCAGCAAGGTGTTCGCGGCGAGTTGTCTCGAGCAACGCATTCGGGATGCCTTCGGCAATGAGGTGCCGCGGCGCTATGCAAGACAGCACCCAAGCTCACACAAGGGGTGTGAACAGGGATGGACGTGCGGCGTTGCGTGTCAGGAGGACGCAGGGCTCCGGATTCCGCGTTCCGAGACAACGAATCTCGCGGGGTGTGTCCGGTGACGCATGGGTCTCGGGTCACCTGGTGCGTTTCAGGGTGAACGCGTCGAGCGTCTCGCGGGGCCGCTCGTCACCGACGTGACGCAACCGATGCCCCCGATGCTCAGGAGCCCGCAGAGCCACGCCGAGCCGTTCATGGGAGCACAGCGACGCGTTCACGGGGTGTCTACGCGCTGAGCGCTTGCTTGTCAGGGGCGCAGCCCGAAGCCAGTGTGCCGCGCGCAATTCCTGGGACACCTCCCCCCTTCACATCGAGGACTCGCCATGCGTCCGAGGTTGAGTCATGCAATCCGCTGCATCCGCGCCTGGTCGAGCGGAGCGCTGGCCGTGTGGTTCCTGTCGAGCCTCGCGTGGGCCCAGCCTCCCGCGGGCGAGCCACCCCGCGCGGTGCTCTTCCAGGGCGTTCGCGTGTTCGACGGCAAGTCGAAGGGGCTGACAGGTCCCGTCAACGTCCTGATTGAAGGCAACAGGATCGCGCGCATCGCGAGCAGTCCCATCGCGCGCAAGGGCGAGGTGCGCGTCATCGAGGGGAAGGGGCGCACGCTGATGCCGGGGCTCATCGACGCGCACTACCACATGATGATGGCCTCGGTGCCGCTGACCGTGGCGTTGGCGGGGCCGGAGGGGTACCTCACGTTGGTGGCGGCCCGTGAGGCGAAGGCGACGCTGTTGCGAGGCTTCACCAGCGTGCGCGACATGGCGGGGCCGGTCTTCAGCATCAAGCGGGCCATCGACGAAGGGCTCATCGAGGGGCCGCGCATCTGGCCCTCGGGCGCGATGATTTCGCAGACCAGCGGGCATGGGGACTACCGTCGGGCGGAGGCGCTTCCTCGGACCGCGATGTCTTCGCTGACGTTTGCCGAGCGCGTGGGAGGGGCGGCCATCGCCGACGGGCAGGACGAGGTCCTGCTGCGGGTTCGTGAGCAGTTGATGCTGGGGGCCTCGCAGATCAAGCTCGCGGCGGGGGGCGGCGTGTCCTCGGACCACGACCCGCTGGATGTGTCTCAATACACGGAGGCCGAGCTCCGGTCCGCCGTGGAGGCCGCGGAGAACTGGGGGACGTATGTGGCGGTGCATGCGTACACGCCGCGCGCCATCCAGACGTCCATCCGGGCGGGAGTGAAGGTCATCGACCATGGGCAGTTGATGGACGACGCCACCGCGAAGCTCATGGCGGAGAAGGGCATCTGGCTGAGCCTCCAGCCGTTCCTCGACGACGAGGACGCGACGCCCTTTCCGGAGGGCTCCGACAATCGCGAGAAGCAGTTGGAGATGACGCAAGGCACGGACAAGGCCTATGCGTTGGCGAAGAAGTACAAGCTGAAGACCGCGTGGGGGACGGACTCGTTGTTCGACCCGAAGGTGGCGGCGCGGCAGGGGGCGCAGCTGGTGAAGATGACGCGGTGGTACACGCCGGTGGAGGCCCTGCGGATGGCCACGGGCACCAACGCGGAGCTG includes:
- a CDS encoding PQQ-dependent sugar dehydrogenase gives rise to the protein MRFLSMPLIVAALLVGCSDDPDPTPTPDSGAPQQDAGNPPEDSGTPQQDAGVPPEDAGTQEPDAGVPPEDAGPLPSGPPVPQGPPNVPEFPPAFPGQTRAPAVQSQTQLQVTEIASGFRNPWAIAFLPDQRMLVTEKANGRLYIVTQQGAKSPAVTGLPAVDARGQGGLLDVEIGPDYAQSRLIYWTYTEPREGGNGLAVARAKLVDGAQPAVENVQVIFRMMPTLESTLHSGGRLVFTPDGKLFVTLGERSILEGRKQARDVKSHFGKVVRINPDGSVPQDNPYVNTPEAKPEIWSVGHRNILSAALDGRNRLWIVEMGPQGGDELNRPEAGKDYGWPTIGYGEEYSGAPIHDSPVGEGMEQPVYYWDPVIAPSGMTIYSGTLFPEWRNDIFVGGLAAQTLVRLMVRNDRVVGEEHLLKNRNERIREVVQGPEGALYLLTDATNGKLLKLTPR
- a CDS encoding CBM96 family carbohydrate-binding protein — translated: MSTRTAALEGSVTLAPVADTQVTPSSPTTNYGTSGAWEVNRQFSHVYLRFDLGGLPAGATVTSVRLEATAFMGVAHGGDGNVYTTFVPDDSWSETALVWNNKPPATGDTLGEWYLSYGATPEDKLGVNASPALIPVVQGELDGDKLLSLRLHSPGYKTVYRSRESSFVAQRPRLVIAYTYSPPEVVTTLEPEADTYISGHPWEATADYGSAEILPGTLFWPESPFLRFNLGSLPAGALIKSVKLSAVSRQGTSPGGNGLVSTYLVPDNSWGEHTLNYTNHPPTSGEALGSWFVWYPNFDPLDRLAVNDSPLLIPAVQNASDATDRRISFRIVAGDYKGYYYSRETADPARRPKLEITYSY
- a CDS encoding metal-dependent hydrolase family protein, whose protein sequence is MRPRLSHAIRCIRAWSSGALAVWFLSSLAWAQPPAGEPPRAVLFQGVRVFDGKSKGLTGPVNVLIEGNRIARIASSPIARKGEVRVIEGKGRTLMPGLIDAHYHMMMASVPLTVALAGPEGYLTLVAAREAKATLLRGFTSVRDMAGPVFSIKRAIDEGLIEGPRIWPSGAMISQTSGHGDYRRAEALPRTAMSSLTFAERVGGAAIADGQDEVLLRVREQLMLGASQIKLAAGGGVSSDHDPLDVSQYTEAELRSAVEAAENWGTYVAVHAYTPRAIQTSIRAGVKVIDHGQLMDDATAKLMAEKGIWLSLQPFLDDEDATPFPEGSDNREKQLEMTQGTDKAYALAKKYKLKTAWGTDSLFDPKVAARQGAQLVKMTRWYTPVEALRMATGTNAELLALSGKRSPYKGRLGVVEEGALADLLLVEGDPVANFELIAHPEKNFLVIMKDGRIYKDLLGP